The following are encoded together in the Magnetospirillum gryphiswaldense MSR-1 v2 genome:
- a CDS encoding helix-turn-helix domain-containing protein, which yields MDAQALVKWNLRKLRVLRGLSQEALAVDAEIDRTYVSRLERGLENPTIAVLARIAKALEVDIREFFELPAEGAPPPQPLRKGRKPPQ from the coding sequence ATGGATGCGCAGGCCTTAGTAAAATGGAATTTAAGGAAATTGAGAGTACTGCGGGGCCTTTCGCAGGAGGCTTTAGCCGTGGATGCCGAAATTGATCGAACCTACGTCTCCCGCCTTGAGAGAGGCTTGGAAAATCCGACGATCGCAGTCCTCGCACGAATTGCTAAAGCTCTCGAAGTCGATATCAGAGAATTCTTTGAACTCCCCGCCGAGGGTGCCCCTCCTCCACAGCCTTTGCGAAAAGGACGAAAACCCCCACAGTAA
- the tnpA gene encoding IS66-like element accessory protein TnpA gives MDRNSTGRRRNRSWPEDLKREIVAATYEPGASVAGVARRYGVNDNQVFTWRKRFGGQQGETVPAHMVPVVVAEDMAASGRKEASSSAGVVEIDLAGGYRVRVGDGVGAQLLCRVLDVLERR, from the coding sequence ATGGACAGAAACTCGACCGGGCGGCGGCGGAACCGTTCTTGGCCTGAGGATCTGAAGCGGGAGATCGTCGCGGCGACCTACGAGCCCGGGGCCTCTGTGGCCGGGGTGGCGCGGCGGTACGGGGTCAACGACAATCAGGTTTTCACTTGGCGCAAGCGTTTCGGGGGACAACAGGGCGAGACGGTGCCGGCCCATATGGTGCCGGTGGTGGTGGCCGAGGACATGGCGGCCTCCGGGCGGAAGGAAGCCTCTTCTTCTGCCGGCGTGGTGGAGATCGATCTGGCTGGTGGCTACCGTGTCCGTGTCGGCGATGGTGTCGGTGCCCAGCTGCTGTGCCGGGTCTTGGACGTGCTGGAGCGGCGATGA
- the tnpB gene encoding IS66 family insertion sequence element accessory protein TnpB (TnpB, as the term is used for proteins encoded by IS66 family insertion elements, is considered an accessory protein, since TnpC, encoded by a neighboring gene, is a DDE family transposase.) — MIPVPTGVRVWLAVGRTDMRRGMNGLALQVQEALGRDPHAGDLFVFRGARGDLIKVLWHDGLGMSLYAKRLEKGRFIWPSPADGVVAISSAQLAYMLDGIDWRNPRHTFRPRSAG; from the coding sequence ATGATCCCGGTTCCGACGGGCGTCCGGGTCTGGCTGGCGGTCGGGCGGACGGACATGCGGCGCGGCATGAACGGCTTGGCGCTGCAGGTGCAGGAGGCGCTCGGCCGCGATCCCCACGCCGGTGACCTGTTCGTTTTCCGGGGTGCTCGGGGGGATCTGATCAAGGTCCTTTGGCACGACGGCCTGGGCATGTCGCTGTACGCCAAGCGCCTGGAGAAGGGGCGGTTCATCTGGCCCTCTCCGGCTGACGGCGTGGTGGCGATCTCGTCGGCCCAACTGGCCTACATGCTCGACGGGATCGACTGGCGCAACCCGCGCCACACCTTCCGCCCGCGAAGTGCCGGATAG
- the tnpC gene encoding IS66 family transposase → MEIGRETPTDDIDALRAELAVARARAAEDQALIAHQKLQIEKLKRELYGPRAERSARLIDQMELAFEELAAAATEDEITAEKAAARTTNVAAFTRNRPARKPFPEHLPRERVVEPAPSACSCCGGDRLRKIGEDVTETLEVIPRQWKVIQRVREKFSCRDCEKISQAPAPFHVTPRGWAGPSLLAMILFEKFGQHQPLNRQAERYAKEGVPLSLSTLADQVGAGCAALEPLIRRIEAHVFAAARLHGDDTTVPVLAKGKTDTGRCWVYVRDDRPFGGPAPPAAMFYYSRDRRGEHPQAHLAGYAGLLQADAYGGYGALYLPDRKPGPILEAACWAHARRPFFALADLAANARRKAEGRAASVISPLALEAVRRIDALFEIERAISGQDADRRRAIRQELSAPLVADLERWLTEKRAGLSRGNDLAKAMDYMLKRWPAFTRFLDDGRVCMTNNSAERALRGIALGRKSWLFAGSDRGGQRAASMYSLIVTAKMNDIDPQAWLADVLARIAGHPASRIDELLPWNWRNANPASAVAA, encoded by the coding sequence ATGGAAATCGGCCGCGAGACCCCGACAGACGACATCGACGCCCTGAGGGCGGAGCTGGCGGTCGCGCGCGCCAGGGCCGCCGAGGACCAGGCGCTGATCGCGCACCAGAAGCTGCAGATCGAGAAACTGAAGCGCGAACTCTACGGCCCCCGGGCGGAACGCTCGGCCCGCCTGATCGACCAGATGGAGCTGGCGTTCGAGGAACTGGCGGCGGCGGCCACCGAGGACGAGATCACCGCCGAGAAGGCCGCGGCGCGCACCACCAACGTGGCGGCCTTCACCCGCAACCGGCCTGCCCGCAAGCCGTTTCCCGAGCATTTGCCGCGCGAGCGGGTGGTCGAGCCGGCTCCGTCGGCCTGCTCCTGCTGCGGCGGTGACCGTCTGCGCAAGATCGGCGAGGACGTCACCGAGACCCTGGAGGTGATCCCGCGCCAGTGGAAGGTCATCCAGCGGGTCCGCGAGAAGTTCAGCTGCCGGGACTGCGAGAAGATCAGCCAGGCGCCGGCGCCCTTCCATGTGACCCCGCGCGGCTGGGCCGGCCCCAGCCTGCTGGCCATGATCCTGTTCGAGAAGTTCGGGCAGCACCAGCCGCTGAACCGCCAGGCCGAGCGCTATGCCAAGGAGGGTGTGCCGCTCAGCCTGTCCACGCTGGCCGACCAGGTGGGCGCCGGCTGCGCCGCCCTGGAGCCGTTGATCCGGCGCATCGAGGCCCATGTGTTTGCCGCCGCGCGTCTGCATGGCGACGACACCACGGTGCCCGTCCTGGCGAAGGGCAAGACCGACACCGGCCGATGTTGGGTCTATGTCCGCGACGACCGCCCCTTCGGCGGACCGGCACCACCGGCGGCCATGTTCTACTATTCGCGCGACCGGAGAGGTGAACACCCCCAGGCCCATCTCGCTGGGTATGCCGGGCTGCTCCAGGCGGACGCCTATGGGGGCTATGGCGCACTCTACCTGCCCGACCGAAAACCCGGGCCAATCCTGGAGGCCGCCTGCTGGGCGCATGCGAGGCGTCCGTTCTTCGCCCTAGCCGACCTGGCGGCCAATGCCCGCCGCAAGGCCGAGGGCCGGGCTGCCTCGGTGATCTCGCCCCTGGCGCTGGAGGCGGTCCGGCGCATCGACGCCCTGTTCGAGATCGAGCGCGCCATCAGCGGCCAGGACGCCGACCGGCGGCGGGCGATCCGCCAGGAGCTCAGCGCCCCCCTGGTCGCCGACCTGGAACGATGGCTGACGGAGAAGCGCGCCGGTCTGTCGCGAGGCAACGATCTTGCCAAGGCCATGGACTACATGCTGAAACGCTGGCCCGCCTTCACCCGCTTCCTCGACGACGGCCGCGTCTGCATGACCAACAATTCCGCCGAACGCGCCCTTCGTGGCATCGCGCTCGGCCGGAAGTCCTGGCTCTTCGCCGGGTCCGACCGCGGTGGACAGCGTGCCGCCTCCATGTACAGCCTCATCGTCACAGCCAAGATGAACGACATCGATCCGCAAGCCTGGCTGGCCGATGTCCTTGCACGGATCGCGGGTCACCCCGCCAGCCGCATCGACGAACTCCTGCCCTGGAACTGGCGGAACGCCAACCCGGCCTCCGCCGTCGCCGCCTGA
- a CDS encoding IS630 family transposase (programmed frameshift): MTWRSGQSYSQDLRDRVLAAVDSGMSAYEVAPLFRVSVSYIYKAQGRRRATGETTVKPRPGRPGQKLAAHLEALQAQIKVEPDATLAELRAWVLAELGVSISVGGLWNTLERLDLSPEKKSAHAAEQERPDVAEGRIAWRAEQPALDPTRLVFLDETGASTNMTRRYGRAPRGQRLLAAVPHGHWKMTTFVGALRHDGISAPFVIDKAMNGAIFLAYVEQVLAPTLRPGDIVVMDNLPAHKVAGVKQLIEARGATLRYLPPYSPDLNPIELAFAKLKSLLRKAQARTINTLWDVIGKLIDLFPPEECANFFAHDGYGRSM; this comes from the exons ATGACGTGGCGCTCAGGGCAGTCCTATTCTCAGGACTTGCGCGATAGAGTTTTGGCGGCTGTGGACAGCGGCATGAGCGCCTACGAGGTGGCGCCGCTGTTCCGGGTGAGCGTTTCGTACATCTACAAGGCCCAAGGCCGCCGCCGGGCCACCGGCGAGACGACGGTGAAGCCACGGCCTGGGCGGCCAGGACAGAAGCTGGCGGCTCACCTTGAGGCGTTGCAGGCGCAGATCAAGGTCGAGCCCGATGCCACGCTGGCTGAGTTGCGCGCCTGGGTTCTGGCCGAATTGGGCGTGTCGATCAGCGTCGGCGGCCTGTGGAACACGCTTGAGCGGCTCGACCTCAGTC CTGAAAAAAAGAGTGCGCATGCTGCCGAGCAGGAACGTCCCGACGTAGCCGAAGGACGCATCGCCTGGCGAGCCGAGCAGCCGGCGCTGGACCCAACCCGCTTGGTCTTCCTTGATGAAACCGGGGCATCGACCAACATGACCCGGCGCTACGGACGGGCGCCGCGCGGTCAGCGGCTGCTGGCTGCGGTGCCGCACGGTCATTGGAAAATGACCACCTTCGTCGGGGCGCTCCGGCATGACGGAATCTCCGCCCCCTTCGTCATCGACAAGGCGATGAATGGCGCGATCTTCCTGGCCTATGTCGAGCAGGTCCTGGCTCCGACCTTGCGGCCCGGCGACATCGTCGTAATGGACAATCTGCCCGCCCACAAGGTGGCAGGGGTCAAGCAACTCATCGAAGCCCGAGGGGCCACCCTGCGGTATCTGCCGCCCTACTCCCCAGACCTCAATCCCATCGAGCTCGCCTTCGCCAAGCTCAAGAGCCTGCTGCGAAAGGCGCAAGCTCGCACCATCAACACCTTATGGGACGTGATCGGAAAACTCATCGACCTGTTTCCGCCCGAGGAATGCGCCAATTTCTTCGCCCACGACGGATATGGACGCTCGATGTGA
- a CDS encoding IS5 family transposase, with the protein MKAPGFFDIEECLAGLSKKGDVLEHLSRTIDFELFRADLERAVPRSNGAKGGRPPFDHVLMFKVLILQAMNGLGDEAAEYFMRDRLTWKRFLGLGIADPVPDANTIWTFRQHLTKASAIKGLFERFDAALREAGYLAMSGQLLDATIVAAPKQRNTDGEKAAIKAGTIPDGWQDKPAKLRQKDRDARWTVKYSKAKPREDGQPQVDLAVPSFGYKNHVSADRAHGLIRKWLVTDAAAHDGARLPDLLDKTNTASGVWADTAYRSEKNETFMVKNGFVSQVHRKKPKGKPMPDRTRKANALKSMVRSKIEHIFAHQKGPMAAIVRTIGKARAETKIGMINLAYNMRRFMWLERKRVPA; encoded by the coding sequence ATGAAGGCACCGGGATTTTTCGACATTGAAGAATGTCTGGCGGGTCTGTCGAAGAAAGGCGACGTGCTGGAACACTTGAGCCGTACGATTGATTTCGAGCTGTTCCGTGCTGACCTTGAACGAGCGGTTCCGCGCTCGAATGGCGCCAAAGGCGGTCGTCCGCCGTTCGATCATGTGCTGATGTTCAAGGTGCTGATCCTGCAGGCGATGAATGGCCTGGGCGACGAGGCCGCAGAATATTTCATGCGCGACCGCCTGACCTGGAAGCGGTTCCTGGGGTTGGGGATTGCCGATCCGGTTCCCGACGCCAACACGATCTGGACGTTCCGCCAGCACCTGACCAAGGCCAGCGCCATCAAGGGTCTGTTCGAGCGGTTTGATGCGGCTCTGCGGGAGGCAGGCTATCTGGCGATGTCGGGGCAATTGCTGGATGCCACCATTGTCGCCGCACCCAAGCAGCGCAATACAGATGGCGAAAAGGCGGCGATCAAGGCCGGAACCATTCCCGACGGCTGGCAGGACAAGCCCGCCAAATTGCGCCAAAAAGACCGCGATGCTCGCTGGACGGTGAAGTATTCCAAGGCCAAGCCCCGTGAGGATGGCCAGCCCCAGGTCGACCTGGCCGTCCCATCCTTCGGCTACAAGAACCACGTTTCGGCGGACCGGGCGCATGGTCTGATCCGCAAATGGCTGGTGACGGATGCGGCTGCTCATGATGGTGCCCGGCTGCCTGATCTGCTCGACAAGACCAATACGGCGAGCGGCGTCTGGGCCGACACGGCCTATCGTTCGGAAAAGAACGAGACGTTCATGGTGAAGAACGGTTTCGTCTCCCAGGTCCATCGCAAGAAGCCCAAGGGCAAGCCGATGCCGGACAGAACCCGCAAGGCCAATGCGCTCAAATCCATGGTGCGCTCCAAGATCGAGCACATCTTCGCCCACCAGAAGGGGCCAATGGCCGCCATCGTCCGCACCATCGGCAAGGCCAGGGCGGAAACCAAGATCGGCATGATCAACCTCGCCTACAACATGCGGCGTTTCATGTGGCTTGAGAGGAAACGTGTGCCCGCTTGA
- the dcd gene encoding dCTP deaminase translates to MSVMPDTWIREMATKHGMIEPFTEKLQREGVISYGLSSYGYDARVAPEFKIFTNVDSAVVDPKQFSDKSFVDRETDICVIPPNSFALARTVEYFRIPRDTLVICLGKSTYARCGIIVNVTPLEPEWEGHVTLEFSNTTPLPAKIYANEGACQFIFLKGAGVCETSYRDRSGKYQGQQGVTLPKL, encoded by the coding sequence ATGTCCGTCATGCCCGACACCTGGATTCGTGAAATGGCCACCAAACATGGCATGATCGAACCGTTCACCGAGAAATTGCAGCGTGAAGGCGTGATTTCCTACGGGCTGTCCTCCTATGGCTACGACGCCCGCGTCGCTCCCGAATTCAAGATTTTCACCAACGTCGATTCGGCGGTGGTCGATCCCAAGCAGTTTTCCGACAAAAGCTTCGTCGACCGCGAAACCGACATCTGCGTCATCCCCCCCAATTCCTTTGCCCTGGCCCGCACGGTGGAATATTTCCGCATTCCGCGTGACACCTTGGTCATCTGTCTGGGCAAGTCCACCTATGCCCGCTGCGGCATCATCGTCAACGTGACCCCCCTGGAACCGGAATGGGAAGGCCACGTGACCTTGGAGTTTTCCAACACCACGCCGCTGCCGGCCAAGATTTACGCCAACGAGGGCGCCTGCCAGTTCATCTTCCTCAAGGGTGCGGGCGTTTGCGAGACGTCGTACCGCGACCGTTCCGGCAAGTACCAAGGCCAGCAGGGCGTCACCCTGCCCAAGCTGTAA
- the murA gene encoding UDP-N-acetylglucosamine 1-carboxyvinyltransferase: MDRIRIIGGTPLKGIIAIGGAKNAALTLMPACLLTDQTLSLSNLPHLVDITTMANLLAQHGVGMALNGASAQGGHTGRVLDLTAAEIVNTTAPYDLVRKMRASVLVLGPLLARCGQAKVSLPGGCAIGTRPVDLHLKALEQMGAVIELTEGYIHAKVDGRLKGAHIIFPQVTVGGTENILMAATLAEGETVIANAAREPEVTDLAQCLVAMGAKIEGIGTGTLRVQGQDRLHGAEYSVVPDRIETGTYAVAAAITRGDVELVGARYDLMESVNKVLRDCGVVIEETARGMRVRGDVHDIVGTDIMTEPYPGFPTDMQAQLMALAATANGASMITETIFENRYMHVPELLRMGARVNVHGSSAIVRGVKALSGAQVMATDLRASSSLILAGLAAQGETIINRVYHLDRGYERVEEKLAACGANIERIKGDPAE; encoded by the coding sequence ATGGACAGGATCCGCATCATCGGCGGCACCCCGCTCAAGGGTATTATCGCCATCGGCGGCGCCAAGAACGCTGCCCTTACCCTGATGCCGGCCTGCCTGCTGACCGATCAGACCCTGTCGCTGTCCAACCTGCCGCATCTGGTCGACATCACCACCATGGCCAATCTGCTGGCCCAGCACGGTGTCGGCATGGCCTTGAACGGCGCCTCGGCCCAGGGCGGCCACACCGGCCGGGTGCTGGACCTGACGGCGGCCGAGATCGTCAACACCACCGCGCCCTATGATCTGGTGCGCAAGATGCGCGCCTCGGTGCTGGTGCTGGGGCCGCTGCTGGCCCGCTGCGGTCAGGCCAAGGTATCGCTGCCCGGCGGCTGCGCCATCGGCACCCGCCCGGTCGATCTGCACCTGAAGGCGCTGGAGCAGATGGGCGCGGTCATCGAACTGACCGAGGGCTACATCCACGCCAAGGTCGATGGCCGGCTGAAGGGCGCCCACATCATCTTCCCGCAGGTGACCGTGGGCGGCACCGAGAACATCCTGATGGCCGCCACCCTGGCCGAGGGCGAAACCGTCATCGCCAACGCCGCGCGCGAGCCGGAAGTCACCGATCTGGCCCAATGCCTGGTGGCCATGGGCGCCAAGATCGAGGGTATCGGCACCGGCACCTTGCGGGTGCAGGGCCAGGACCGTCTGCATGGGGCCGAATATTCGGTGGTGCCCGACCGCATCGAGACCGGCACCTATGCGGTGGCCGCCGCCATCACCCGGGGCGATGTCGAACTGGTGGGTGCTCGCTACGACCTGATGGAATCGGTCAACAAGGTGTTGCGTGATTGCGGCGTGGTGATCGAGGAAACCGCGCGCGGCATGCGGGTACGCGGCGACGTTCACGACATCGTCGGCACCGACATCATGACCGAGCCCTATCCCGGCTTTCCCACCGATATGCAGGCGCAGTTGATGGCCCTGGCCGCCACCGCCAACGGTGCGTCGATGATCACCGAGACCATTTTTGAAAACCGCTACATGCACGTCCCCGAACTGCTGCGCATGGGCGCCCGCGTCAACGTGCATGGTTCTTCCGCCATCGTCCGTGGCGTCAAGGCGCTATCCGGGGCCCAGGTCATGGCCACCGATCTGCGGGCGTCGTCGTCCTTGATCCTGGCCGGTCTGGCCGCCCAGGGCGAAACCATCATCAACCGCGTCTATCACCTGGATCGCGGCTATGAACGGGTCGAGGAAAAGCTGGCCGCCTGCGGCGCCAATATCGAGCGCATCAAGGGCGATCCGGCGGAATAA
- a CDS encoding formylglycine-generating enzyme family protein, giving the protein MIRWFVLLLCMMATLPTQAADCPQCPEMIALPGGLGRLGDDSAPYTVRVDAFALARTETSVGQWKACVAGGGCAAKASLRWPEDHMPMTNVSFADAQAYATWLARMSGKPYRLPTEAEWEYAVRAGSQTIFPWGTGMEEGMAVCQHCDPRFDRRPAPVASMAANGWGFHDLNGNVWEWTADCWYPSHQGRPRDGIARTEANCPKRVVKGGSWYYVPHQSRSASRVGEDARTYGYDIGFRVARD; this is encoded by the coding sequence ATGATCCGCTGGTTTGTTCTGCTGCTGTGCATGATGGCGACGCTGCCCACGCAGGCCGCCGATTGCCCCCAATGCCCAGAGATGATCGCCTTGCCCGGCGGACTGGGGCGTCTGGGCGATGATAGCGCGCCCTATACGGTCCGGGTCGATGCCTTTGCCCTGGCCCGGACCGAGACCAGTGTGGGCCAGTGGAAAGCCTGTGTCGCCGGCGGCGGCTGTGCCGCCAAGGCCTCGTTGCGTTGGCCGGAAGATCATATGCCCATGACCAATGTCAGCTTCGCCGATGCCCAAGCCTATGCGACGTGGCTGGCGCGGATGAGCGGCAAGCCCTATCGCCTGCCGACCGAGGCGGAATGGGAATATGCCGTCCGTGCCGGCAGCCAAACCATCTTCCCGTGGGGGACGGGCATGGAAGAGGGCATGGCGGTGTGCCAGCACTGCGATCCCCGCTTCGACCGCCGCCCGGCCCCGGTGGCCAGCATGGCCGCCAATGGCTGGGGCTTCCACGATCTCAACGGCAATGTGTGGGAATGGACGGCCGATTGCTGGTATCCCAGCCATCAAGGCCGCCCGCGCGACGGCATCGCCCGCACCGAGGCCAACTGCCCCAAGCGGGTGGTCAAGGGCGGCAGCTGGTACTATGTGCCGCACCAGTCGCGCTCGGCCTCACGCGTGGGCGAGGACGCCCGTACTTACGGCTATGACATCGGCTTTAGGGTGGCACGGGATTGA
- a CDS encoding peptide ABC transporter substrate-binding protein, protein MPSLFRLLLTIIVLAVPMAAGAKDQLAIGLSQFPASLHPNMESMMAKAYVLGMTNRPMTAFDAKWQLVCMLCERLPTFDNGLAKRETGADGKARVALTYTLPADAFWGDGTPVTTEDVLFTWEVGRHPQSGVGNAEMYRRILKIEAKDAKTFTVHLDRLTFDYNALNDFQPLPAHLERDRFSPDPATYRNRSLYDHDSTRPGLYNGPYRITQVVAGSHLVLERNSHWRGTKPDFDRVVVRAVENTAALEAQLLSGGVDMIAGELGLPLEQGLALAKRDDPRFQVIFKSGLVYEHMDVNLDNPALADRRVRQALMYGLDRQGMSRQLFDGRQPVAHTQVNPLDGVHAGDVPTYGHDPAKAAKLLDEAGWGLKGASRRNAKGEALTVELITTAGNRSRELVSQVIQGQWRALGIDVRLKAEPPRVFFAETVTKRRFAHLALFAWVSAPENVPRTTLHSSQVPSAANNWTGQNYTGYADPRMDTLLDAIEVELDKPKRVELWRQLQHLYAQDLPALPLFFRAEAYVLPRPLIGVEPTGHQDPSTLWIEHWRWRP, encoded by the coding sequence ATGCCGTCTTTGTTTCGCCTGCTGCTGACCATCATCGTGCTGGCCGTCCCCATGGCCGCCGGCGCCAAGGACCAACTGGCCATCGGCCTGTCGCAATTTCCCGCCAGCCTGCACCCCAACATGGAATCGATGATGGCCAAGGCCTATGTGCTGGGTATGACCAACCGGCCCATGACCGCTTTCGACGCCAAATGGCAATTGGTCTGCATGCTGTGCGAACGCCTGCCCACCTTCGACAACGGGCTGGCCAAGCGCGAAACCGGTGCAGACGGCAAGGCCCGAGTGGCGCTGACTTACACCCTGCCCGCCGATGCCTTTTGGGGCGACGGCACACCGGTGACCACCGAGGATGTGCTGTTCACCTGGGAGGTGGGCCGCCATCCGCAATCGGGGGTGGGCAATGCCGAGATGTACCGCCGTATCCTGAAGATCGAGGCCAAGGACGCCAAGACCTTCACCGTGCATCTCGACCGCCTGACCTTCGACTACAACGCGCTCAACGATTTCCAGCCGCTGCCGGCGCATCTGGAGCGCGACCGCTTCAGCCCCGACCCGGCCACCTATCGCAATCGCAGCCTGTACGACCACGATAGCACCCGGCCCGGCCTGTATAACGGCCCCTATCGCATCACCCAGGTAGTCGCCGGCAGCCATCTGGTGCTGGAACGCAACAGCCATTGGCGCGGGACCAAGCCCGATTTCGACCGGGTGGTGGTGCGGGCGGTGGAAAACACCGCTGCCTTGGAAGCGCAATTGCTGTCGGGCGGCGTCGACATGATCGCCGGCGAATTGGGATTGCCGCTGGAACAGGGGCTGGCCCTGGCCAAGCGCGACGATCCACGCTTTCAGGTGATTTTCAAATCCGGGCTGGTCTATGAACACATGGACGTCAACCTGGACAATCCGGCCCTGGCCGACCGCCGGGTGCGTCAGGCGCTGATGTACGGCCTGGACCGCCAGGGCATGAGCCGGCAATTGTTCGACGGGCGCCAACCGGTGGCCCATACCCAGGTCAACCCGCTGGACGGCGTGCACGCGGGGGACGTTCCCACCTATGGCCACGACCCGGCCAAGGCGGCCAAGCTGCTGGACGAGGCCGGTTGGGGGCTGAAAGGCGCCAGCCGCCGCAACGCCAAGGGCGAGGCGTTGACGGTGGAGCTGATCACCACCGCCGGCAACCGCTCACGCGAGTTGGTATCGCAGGTGATCCAGGGGCAATGGCGGGCCTTGGGCATTGATGTCAGGCTGAAGGCCGAGCCGCCCCGGGTGTTCTTCGCCGAAACCGTGACCAAGCGGCGCTTTGCCCATCTGGCCCTGTTCGCCTGGGTGTCGGCGCCGGAAAACGTGCCGCGCACCACCTTGCATTCCAGCCAAGTCCCTAGTGCCGCCAACAACTGGACCGGCCAGAATTATACCGGTTACGCCGATCCGCGCATGGATACCCTGCTCGACGCCATCGAGGTGGAGCTGGACAAGCCCAAGCGGGTCGAATTGTGGCGGCAATTGCAGCACTTGTATGCTCAAGACCTGCCGGCGCTACCCTTGTTCTTCCGCGCCGAAGCCTATGTGTTGCCGCGCCCCCTGATCGGGGTAGAGCCCACCGGTCACCAGGACCCCAGTACCCTGTGGATCGAACACTGGCGGTGGCGGCCATGA
- a CDS encoding ABC transporter permease produces the protein MSLWLLGRLAQAAMVLAVMSVVVHGLMGLMPGDPIDLMIASDPNLTAADAMRLKALYGLDQPWGQRYLAWAGQVVQGELGYSRLFAQPVLAVIGPALVNSLTLMLSALALSLLLAVPLGMVAALRPGSAVDHAINAFAFASASLPTFWLGLMLMLVFAVSLGWLPAGGMQSLGGDGGGVIDGLRHMALPVATLAIAGLGQYARHTRAAMLAEAGQDYIRTARAKGCGPARIALKHQWRNALLPLVTLLGLEFGSLFSGALITETVFGWPGMGKLINDAVMGNDFNLALTALMLATAMTLAGSLLADMAMARLDPRISLR, from the coding sequence ATGAGCCTGTGGCTGCTGGGACGGCTGGCCCAGGCCGCCATGGTGCTGGCGGTGATGAGCGTGGTGGTGCACGGGCTGATGGGGCTGATGCCCGGCGATCCCATCGACCTGATGATCGCGTCCGACCCCAACCTGACCGCCGCTGACGCAATGCGGTTGAAGGCGCTGTACGGCCTGGATCAGCCCTGGGGTCAGCGTTATCTGGCCTGGGCCGGTCAGGTGGTGCAGGGGGAATTGGGCTATTCCCGCCTGTTCGCCCAGCCGGTGCTGGCGGTGATCGGACCGGCCTTGGTCAATTCCCTTACCCTGATGCTGTCGGCTTTGGCGCTGTCGCTGCTGCTGGCGGTGCCCTTGGGGATGGTGGCGGCACTGCGTCCCGGCAGCGCGGTCGATCATGCCATCAACGCCTTCGCCTTCGCCTCGGCCTCGCTGCCCACCTTCTGGCTGGGATTGATGCTGATGCTGGTCTTCGCCGTCAGCCTGGGCTGGCTGCCCGCCGGCGGCATGCAATCGCTGGGCGGCGATGGCGGGGGGGTGATCGACGGCTTGCGCCACATGGCCCTGCCGGTGGCCACCCTGGCCATCGCCGGTCTGGGTCAGTATGCCCGCCACACCCGCGCCGCCATGTTGGCCGAGGCCGGGCAGGATTATATCCGTACCGCCAGGGCCAAGGGGTGCGGCCCCGCCCGCATCGCCCTGAAGCACCAGTGGCGCAACGCCTTGCTGCCGCTGGTCACCCTGCTGGGGCTGGAATTCGGCAGTCTGTTTTCCGGTGCCCTGATCACCGAAACCGTGTTCGGCTGGCCCGGCATGGGCAAGCTGATCAATGACGCGGTGATGGGTAATGATTTCAATCTGGCGCTGACGGCGCTGATGCTGGCCACTGCCATGACCCTGGCCGGATCGCTGCTGGCCGACATGGCCATGGCCCGGCTGGACCCCCGGATTTCGCTGCGATGA